In Paludibacter propionicigenes WB4, the genomic window GTCTTCAACATTTCCACTCTGTAAATCAATTGTTTTGGTCAATAAGTCGTGCATATTCAATACAGTTTTTTGTGTAAATATATTTTATTCATTACGAAAGTTTCTTTACCGTCGGGTCTTAGTTTTGTTTGCTGAATGGACGCGATGGGTTCGAATCCCATTTTCCGATAGAGGCTTAGCGCCGGAATATTCTCATCCCAAACGCGGATAACAGCATCGGTGTAAAGGGATTTGTCTGTGCTTTGCTCAAACTGGTTTAGGAATTCTTTTCCTATTCCTTGTCCACGATATGCTGAACTAATCATTATTTCTGCCACATAAACGCATTTTTCAATTGAAATGTTTTGCACGGTTTGTTTCGGAAACAGTTCGTCGAGTGTCAAGGGGCAGCATAGCAAAGCGCCAATTATGTGGTTATTATCGAGTGCAAGTAATGCATATCCATTTTTCAGGATAGTGTTGATGTAGAGGCTCAACTCATGGCTGGAGATGTGTTGTTGGGAAATACCTGAAGAAAAAACTTCAGTGTAAAGTTTCGTTATTTCCTGTAGATAAATAGCATCATTGCTTTGAATTATTTTCATAGAAAAACGTTCAAAAGATTTTTAGGTGTATAATCGCTTACAAACATAAGCATTTAACGCTTACAAATCGATTTTGTTTCTAAAAAATATAAACCCATACAATAAAAATTGTATGGGTTTATATTTCTGAAACGAGGTTTGTATTACTAT contains:
- a CDS encoding GNAT family N-acetyltransferase encodes the protein MKIIQSNDAIYLQEITKLYTEVFSSGISQQHISSHELSLYINTILKNGYALLALDNNHIIGALLCCPLTLDELFPKQTVQNISIEKCVYVAEIMISSAYRGQGIGKEFLNQFEQSTDKSLYTDAVIRVWDENIPALSLYRKMGFEPIASIQQTKLRPDGKETFVMNKIYLHKKLY